A genomic window from Serinus canaria isolate serCan28SL12 chromosome 4A, serCan2020, whole genome shotgun sequence includes:
- the AGTR2 gene encoding type-2 angiotensin II receptor: MQSNYSLVVTTGESLQVLSTALTNSSAVSYSSPPCPLTSSDYQFSLIPALFSAVFVLGLVGNSVVVVVLCRHTGPKTVANVYIFNLAMADLLCLATLPFWATYYAQGYNWLFGSLMCKISSSVLCLNMFASIFFITCMSVDRYHAIVHPIHSQRRSPQQAYFVALVVWGLACLSSLPTFYFRDTFYVESLEVNACIMAFPYENYAQWSVATAFLKNTLGFFIPLAVITTCYIWIRRHLLKAQQFGKSRQKRDKVLKLVAAVVMAFLISWLPFHLLTFLNALAHMEVIASCQVVGLIDAALPFGICMAFANSCVNPLLYCFIGNQFQEKLHRLFKRRVHQLSSHRESSSARRGSCFREPETPAGKEGEPESFL, from the coding sequence ATGCAGAGCAATTATTCCCTGGTTGTCACCACCGGGGAAAGTCTCCAAGTCCTGTCTACAGCACTGACAAACTCATCAGCTGTGTCCTActcatcccctccctgccccctcaCCTCTTCAGATTATCAGTTTTCACTGATTCCAGCCCTCTTCTCTGCCGTTTTTGTTCTTGGCTTGGTTGGCAACAGCGTGGTGGTTGTGGTGCTCTGTCGTCACACTGGCCCCAAGACAGTTGCTAATGTCTACATTTTCAACCTGGCCATGGCAGacctgctgtgcctggccacCCTCCCCTTCTGGGCCACCTACTATGCTCAGGGATACAACTGGCTCTTCGGGTCTCTCATGTGCAAGatctccagctctgtcctgtgtCTCAATATGtttgcaagtatttttttcattacatgCATGAGCGTGGACCGGTACCACGCCATCGTCCACCCCATTCACTCCCAGAGGAGATCTCCACAACAAGCTTATTTTGTAGCACTGGTGGTCTGGGGCCTCGCCTGCTTGTCCTCCCTCCCGACCTTTTATTTCCGAGACACTTTCTATGTGGAGAGCTTGGAGGTCAATGCTTGCATTATGGCCTTTCCTTATGAGAACTATGCACAATGGTCTGTGGCAACAGCCTTCCTGAAAAACACCCTGGGCTTCTTCATCCCCTTGGCGGTGATCACCACCTGCTACATCTGGATCAGGAGGCACTTGCTTAAAGCCCAGCAGTTTGGGAAGAGCAGGCAGAAGAGGGACAAGGTCCTGAAGCTGGTGGCTGCTGTTGTCATGGCCTTCCTGATCTCCTGGCTGCCCTTCCACCTTCTGACGTTTCTGAACGCCCTGGCCCACATGGAGGTCATTGCCAGCTGTCAGGTGGTGGGGCTCATCGACGCGGCGCTGCCCTTCGGCATCTGCATGGCCTTTGCCAACAGCTGTGTCAACCCCCTGCTGTACTGCTTCATTGGCAACCAGTTCCAGGAGAAGCTGCACCGCCTGTTCAAGAGGAGGGTTCACCAGCTCAGCAGCCACCGCGAgagctcctctgccaggaggGGCAGCTGCTTCAGAGAGCCCGAAACCCCCGCCGGCAAAGAAGGGGAACCCGAGTCCTTCCTCTAG